In Pseudobythopirellula maris, the genomic stretch AATCACCGTACTGGCCTCCCGGGTAGCCCCACTGGTGAGATCCGTCTTCCCCCGGATCGGTGGCGAACTCGAACAGGTCAAAGACCGTTTGGCCTTCCATGTAAGGCTGGATGTAGGCTGACCAAGAACTCCCCTCGCCCATCAACGCCCCGGGAGGGAGCTTCCTGTTGGTCCCTTCGTAGTTGAGCAGCGCCAGACCGATCTGCTTCTGTTGGCTAGTGCATTGCGACCGCCGGGCGGCTTCGCGGGCGGCTTGCACGGCGGGCAACAGCAGCGCCACCAAGATGCCGATGATGGCGATCACCACGAGCAATTCGACCAGCGTGAAACCCTGTAGTTCCGTGCGGCTTCGCGGGGAGGCGTAGCGTGCTGACAGGGACATTGAAGAACTCCTTGTTAGTTGGGGGGGTGATCCGAGCATCCACTCGGTCATTCTGACGCCGACGGCTCGAGACCGTGGGGCGTTCAAGCGCAAGATGTTTGACGAACTCGCCGGGTGTTCACACACGCAGCGGCGTTGCTTCGCCCGTTCGCCCAGCTTCGCGCCGGCGGCGCCGACCGGCGGCCGCCAGGCCGGCGAGCAGCAACGACAGCGAGCCGGGCTCGGGCACCAGTTGGCCAGCGATCAGCCGCGCGGCGGCGGTGGCCGTCGAGGGGCTGGCGTTATGCAGGATCGCCCAGTCCGACAGGTCGACCCGGCCGTCGTAGTTAAAGTCGCCCATGCCACGGGTCTCGAGGTCGCCGACCACGAACGTTTGCTCCACGTTGTAGGCGTCGGTCCACTCGAGCTCTTTGACGGACATCCAGTTGGCGGCGAACAGGTGGGCGTCGGCGAGCGTGACGTCGTCGTCGCCGTCGAGGTCGCCGGCGGTGGTCGGCTTGAACGCGGCGGCGTAGCCGTTGTCGTTCTCGAACACGTAGTCCGGGAACAGGTTGTCCGCGTTCTGGCCCATGACGAACATCTCGAGGTCGTCGACCACGCCGTAGAAGAAGTGATCGTTGCCGTACGCCGGGCTGCCGGTGTTGGCGCCAACAACCAGCGGGCTGACGTCCAACCCGCCCGGATCGGGCGCCGGCTCGTCGCTCGTGACGTCTTCCTCGATGTTGTACTTTCCGAGCGCGGCGGCGGTGGCCACGCCATTGATGTACAGGATCGAGCCGCTGCCGGGGCCGAATTCACGCACGACCGACAGGTGGGTCCACTGGCCGACCTCGGCCGTCACGCCGCTCGGGTAGTCGAAGACGTTCTCGAAATCCGAGGCCGGCTGGCCGTTGAGCGTGGCGAGGGCCTCAATCCGCTCGCGGTCGTAGGCGTACCGCATGGCGAACTCGCCGTCGGTGTTGATCATCACGCCGTGCTGGTTGGTGTCCATCACGATGTGGGCCTCTTCGCCGGTGTCGATCGCCGTCGGCTTGACCCACAGCTGGAAGCCGCGGTCGCTGATCAGGTCGTAGTTGATCGTGCCGCCTTGCTCGTAGACGGACGAGGGCGAGTACTGCGGGTAGTTGAGCGCTTCGCGGTAACCGGTGTGGAGGTACTGCTTGCTGAAAGCCGACCCGGGGCCGCTCGGGTTGAGCGCGATCCCCAGTCCGCTCGACGCCGGCGCGTTCGAGCCGGCGAGCATGTCGGGCCGGTCGCTGACGGCCACGTACTTCGGCACGCCGATCGTCGGGACGGGCCCCTGGGGCAAGAGCGAGATGATCTGGTTCATGCCCGTGTCGCCCGCGCTGTCGATCGAGATGCCCCCGGGGGAGTTCTGACCGACCACGCCACCGGCCGTGGCGTTCTCTCGTGAGTCGTCGCCGAACGTGTAGTCACGGTCGAGTGTCACCTGGGCCTCGGCCTGCGGCGCCGCGACGCCGGCGAGGGCCGCGGCCGCAACGACGACCGGCGTCGCCCGACGGCGCACGGCGGCTAGCGCCGTGGCAGCCAAGGCAAGCAGCGCGGCCGATCCCGGCTCGGGGACCGCCGAAGACGGCCCACTGACCGCGGCGCGGGCGCCGTAGTTCTGCACCCAGCGGTCGTAGTCGGCGATGTCGACGCCATTCTGGCCGTCGCCGTTGTTGCTCAACGCGTTCTCGTTGGGATCGCCGAGGTTGTCTCGCCACACGGTGAAGTCGGCGGCGTCGACCGATCCGTCGTTGTTGTAATCGCCAGCCAGACCGGCCGAGGCGTCGTAGAAGTACTCCACGTCCTCCGGAGCGACCTCGACAAGGTCGCCCGTGTCCAGCAGGTATGAGAACCGCACGTCGCGGTCCTCGGGGCTCGTGAGCGTGTCGAAGATCACGCCGAGCGGCGCCGAGTTGACCACACCGGGCGTGGTCGAGGTTTCGTCGGCGAACGCCGTGTCGCCAAACAGGAAGGCGTCGGCGAACAGGTGGTCCGAGGTCTCGGCGTCGGAGAGGCTCTCCCACTGCTCTCCCTCGGAGTCGCCCGCCGTGGCGCCGGCGTCCGGGCCGTCGGCCGGGTCGAGGTCGGCGCCGGCCAAGCCGGTCGCCAGGTCGCCCCGCAGCACGCCGTTCTCGCTCTCGACGCCGAGGTACTCGATCGCGGTGGTGATCGAGTCGTCCGCCTCGAGGAAGCCCTCGCCGTTGTAGGTGTTGATCCGCAACTTCAGCGGGTTCGACGGCACCGCGACCGAGATGTTGTCGATCGCCCACCACCAGTCGTTCCACGCCCCGGTCATGCCGAACTCGAGCTGCAGCTCGGTCGCCGAGCCGTCGTACATCAGGTCGATGCCCGACACCCGCTCGTTCTCTTGACTGGGGTCGTAGGTCGGCGAATCGGGGTCCGACTCACGGCGGAAGACCTCTTGGAACAGTCCCCCATCGAAGCTGACGTTCACGTGAGCCGTTTGGTTGTTGTTCTCGTCGAGATCGTCTTCGAACTCATTGCCACGCCAAGACGAATCGAACGACAGCTTGATCCGCCCGGCCGGGGTTCCCGCCGGGATCGAGATCGTGGGGGTCGTCACAAAGGCGTCGTACAGGTCGTCCGGCGTGAAGCCTTGGGCGATGTCGTCGCGTTGCGGGAGGTTCGGGTCCGCGATCAGCAGCGGATCGGGGTCGGTGTCGTCCCACTCGTCGGGGTCGGCCACCATCACCACGCCGCTGCCACGGGTGAAGTCGCTGCGGCCCTGGTCGTCGGCCTCGAACCACGCCGCCTTGTCGACAAACGCCCAGTCGGCCCAGTCCGAGATGCCGTCGGTCTTCGGGTCGACGCCGGCGTAGGCGGGGCCGACGCCGGGGACGTCGTCGTTCGCGTTCGTGTTGTTCCAGGCGCCGTAAATCGGGTTCGTGAAGGTGTTGGTCCACACCTCGTCGCCGTCGACGTCCTCTTCCTGGAAGGCGCCGAGAACCGCGCTCTCGAAGTCTTCCTCGTACAGCTTCAGCTGAGCGCTGGCCGTGCCGCAGCAGCAGGCGATCGCCAAGACCGCCGCGAGCGGAGCCGCGCGACGCAGGCCGCGAGGCGCCAGCACCGCTGCAACGGCGAACAGCGCGAGGACCAGGGCCCCCGGCTCCGGCGCCGACAGGGCGGCAGCGAAGGCGCCCTCGCCGTTCGCCGCGTCGAACGACGACTGGAACTGCTGGAAGTCGAGCGAGTCGTGCCGCTCGTCGTCGTTCAGGTCGCCCAGGGCGTAGCGCTCGGCGCGGGTCTTGCCGAGCATGCTCTTGCCGAAGCCGGTTTTGAACTTCTCCCAATCGAGCAGGTCGATCTTGCTGTCGTAGTTCAGGTCCAGGAACTCGTAAGAAGTCGGTTCGATGACGCCCTCATCGTTCTCTTGCTCGTTGCCGATGAACTCAACAAGGCCGGGGATCGGCTCGTCGCTGCCCGCGACCAGGTACTCGAACGCCACGTCCGACTCGTCCAAGTAGAACCGCCGCCAGACGTCGCCGAACTCGATCGAGTCGTCGGCCGCCAACGCGTCGCTGAGCAGGTTCAGCTCACTGAGGTCGTTCGATTCGTCGTCGAGCCTGGTCGCCTGCAACCAGTTGTTGGCCGGGGCCATGAAGCTCGCCTCGGCCTCCTCGAACGCGCCGGCGCCGGAGGTCACCGAGTAGCCGCGCAGGTCGACCGGGCTGCCGGTCTCATTGACGATCCGCACCTCGTTGGTGTCGCGATCCACCACGAGCTTCAGGGCCAGGCCGCTGACCGGGTTCTCGCCGGTGAACACCTCGAGGTTGTCGAAGGCCCACCACCAGTCGTTGGCCGCGTCGAACAAGCGGAACTCGAGCGACACCTCGGTCGCCCCGTCGGGGATGCTGAAGTCATGCCCGCCGTTGAGCGTGTCGTCGATCAGCGAGATCAGCACCGCCTCGTTGGGGGCGTCGTCCTTGAAGAACGGGTTGGGGACCTCGTTCTCGTCCTCTTCCTGCGACTCGTACCGAAGCAGCTCGTACTGCGTGCCGAGCGAGTCGTTGAACGTGGCGGTGAGGCTCGCCTTCTGGTTGTCCTCCGGGCGCCACGAAGAGTTGAAGAAGATCTTCACGTCCTCGCCGCTGGGGGCGCCGCTCAGGTTGATCGCGGGGGTCAGCAGACGCGCGTCGTAGTCGCCGTAGTCCGAGGGGGAATCAACGCCGCTGAAATCCGGGAAGTCGTCCCACTCGTCCGGGTCGGCCACGGCTACAATGCCCGAGCCGCCGGTGAAGAACTGCCGGTCTTGCCCGCCGGCCGAGTCGACCCACCATTCTTTGCTAACAAAGCTCCAGCCCTCGTACTCCGCCACGCCAACGTTGGCGATCCCGTCGGTCGGAACCCCCGAATCATCGACGGTCCAGCCGGCGGGAGGGGTCTCGGTCCAAGCCTCGTTCGATCGGCGTTCCGACTCGAACGTGACCACCGGACCGAGCACGAGCGACTCGAAATTCTCCGAGAACAGACTCACCGACTGAGCCGAAGCGGCGTTCAGGGTGAGCAGCGTGATTAGCGCGGCGCCGGCGCCTAGGGCGAGCGACTTGAGCGACATGGCGTACAGTTCCTGGGTGGGAGGGAGGCCGTTGTTTGAGTGGCACACGCCAAATTGCGCGGCCGTCGGCGTCGTGAAGGCGGGTCGAAGTTTGCCGCGAGGAAAGCGGTGCGAGAGGGCCCGCCGTATGGGGCCGTTTCGCAGCGCCTCCGCCGATGGGCGGGGCGTCGTGGGGTCTGTCCAGCGTGAGGGGAGCGCCCCCGCCGGCCCTGGCGGCCGGCGGGGGACTGCTGCCCTGAGGTGTCGTTACGAGGCTGAGCCGTTGCGACGACGGCCCACCAGGCCGAGAGCCGCCAGCGAAACCAGCATCAGCGAGCTCGGCTCGGGAACGGCTCCAACGCGAACGTTGTCGATCGCCCACCACCAGTCATTCGTGCCGACGTACGAGAACGCGAAGGTCGCGGTCGAGGCGCCTTGAGGATCGACGACCAGCGAGACCTTCTCGCTAAGGGCGTCTTCCTTGAAGTAGTTCTCATCGCCGCCGCTCGACTCCCAGCGGAGGATCTCGACCGGGCCGGCGCCGAGGTCGACCGTCACGATGGCCGCTTGGCTGTCTTCCTCACGCCAGCTCGAGGCGAACTCGAGAACCAGCTGCTGCTCAGCGTCGAGGCCCGAGATGTCGATCGCGGGGGTCTCAAACATCGTCTGCATCTCGCCCTGCGACTCGGGGTCGCCGACGTCGTCCCAAACGTCGCCATCGGCGACCGCCACGGTGCCCTCGCCGTCGATGAAGTCGGCGCGGCCGCTGCCAAGCTCGCCCCAGAAGTCTTGCGAGGCGAAGCTCCAGCCCTCGAACTCGAAGGCGCCGAGGTCGTCGTCACCCTTGACGGGGTGCTCGAACTCGCGTCCCCAACCGGTCGGCTGGGCGCTCGTGTAGGCGTCGGCGATGGGGGCGGATTCGGCGTCGTCACCGGCACGCTTGACGATCGGGAAGCCGTCGCGCTCGTTGACGCTGTCACCGAGCGTCACGCCCTCGAAGTCTTCGAGGTAGGCGTTCACCGGCAGACCGCCGCCGTCGAGGCTGGCGACCTGCACGTTGTCGATCGCCCACCACCAGTCGTTGGCGGCGTTGGCGTAGTTGAAGACGATCTCCACCGAGCTGGCGCCCGACAGCTCCGGCGACAAAGCCGTGAACAGGTTGTAAGTGAGCACCTCGTCGACGTTGTCGCCCTTGAAGCTGGGGTTGGGCGTGGTCTCGGCCTCGTCCAGGAACTCCTGCGAGTCCCAGCTGTCGATCGGCATCAAGGTGCTGCCGTCTACCAGGGCGTAAATCTCGACCGACTGGTTGTTCGTGTCGTTAAAGGCGGGGTTCTTGTGGCCGTCGTCGAAGGCCTCGGCGCGCCAGCTGCTGTTGAACTGCAGTTGGATGCCGACCGTCGTGTCGACCGCCACGCTGCGGCTCTTCAGGCCCGAGTTGAAGTAGCCGCCGTTGACCGCGTCGTCCGGATCGCCGAGGTCGAAGTACTCGTCGCCGTCCACCACGGCAACGTTACCCGAGGCGCCGGCGAACAACTCGCGGTCCTGACCGCCCGCGGCCCGCACCCAGAAGTCCTTGTCGGCGAAGCTCCAGCCTTCCCATTCGTCGACGCCGTAGTCGGCTACGCCCTGGCCGGGGACGCCCGTGTTGCCCGAGGTGGGGGCGCCGAGGTACGTGCCGAGCGTGTTGTCGACGGCCCAGCCGGTCGGGCCGGTGTGCGTGAAGGCGTTGGGGATGGCCGAGGTGTTCGGGGCCGTGGCGAGCTCGGTGACGGGCGAGGCGATGGTCGCGCGACGCACGTTCACCGATTCGCCCAGCACGAGGCTCTCGAAGTCTTCTTCGAGCAAAACCGAGCTGAAATCAAACGCCCGGGCGTCGGCGGCGGCCGTCGCCGTCAGCGCTAGGCACAACAAAAACCAGTGTTGTCGCTTCATCAGACATTCCTTGGACGGGTTCGAAAGGGGTCGTGGTTCACGTGATGCGGCGCTCGGGAGCGAGCCGGCCGGAGGACTCTGTCGGTCCCCCGGCGCCGGCTCAGCACGATCGTTGCGACCCGCCAAGGGGTCCGATCTCCGACGCCTGACAGACTTTCCTTGCGCAATGTGAAGAACGCATGAGTCGCAGTGTCGAAATCCCGACAAGCAGGGAATCTTCACGGTTTCTGAACGTTAAATTTGACGCCATGCGCATCGCTCAAATCGATTCGACACTTGGCTTAACCCCCGCCGGTGGGCCCGACAGGATCTCTGCAGCCGCTGAACCCTTGGTTTGCCGCATGAAGGCGACGCAACTGAAAATCAGTCCCGCCGCCCCAATCGTGCCGAGCACGTAAGCGAGCATCCGCAAAAAATCCAACTCCGTGGCGCCGCGCACCGTGAGGTCTTTGCCGAGTTGCAACGCAACGCTGCCGGTGTAGCCAACCGCGTCGGCCAGATAGATGCCGAAGACGGCCGTGCCGACGAATCCGGTTTGTGCGATCACACGATCGAACAGCACAGAGCCGAACGGGACGTAAGCGAGGTAGGCGCCCAGGCCGATGAGCGTGACCCACCAGAAGCCACTGAGCAGCCCGAGGTCGAGCAACAGCGTCGCCGCGGCGACCATGACGAGCCCCAAGGTCATCACGCCGAACGTGGCGACCAGCCCGCGGCGGTTGTCGCTAATGCGGTAGAGCTGCGACAACACCGCCATCACCCCGAAGGCGACAAACAACTCGGCGTTGGAAACGATCGAGCGGTGGGCGTCGTACTGGTAGCCGAGCTGGGTGAAGATCTCGACCACGTAGTTGTCGCGGTAGTCGCGGAACGCCGTGAGCAGAAAATAGGCCGCGAGCGCGGCGCAAATGCCCGTGGCGTATCGACTTGCGAATCGACGCCGGGCCGCGTGCCCCATCGGCTCACGAGCCGTGCGGGCGCCCCGGTCGGCATCGGTCGGCTCGGGGATCTGCTCCAGCAACCAGGTCGACAACACGAACGGGGCCAAGAACAAAGCCCCGGTGACTGCCGGCATCCAGTACTCCCCGACCGGAGGCAGCGGGTTCGGCAGCGCCAGCCCCCAAGATTCGGGCGTTGGGAGCGGGAAGTCGGCGCCGGCCAGCACCGCCCGGCCGACATCCTTCACCACGCCGCTCGCGACGATGTAGGCGCAGCTCAGGCCGGTGAGCAGAAGCTCGGAAACCCGCCGCCCCTCGAGGTACAACACGACCAGCCCCCACACCATGCCCAGCGGCAGACCGTTGAGGAAGATCGCGGCGGCTTTCAGGTAGGGCGACCCGTTGGGGGCAAGCCCGAACAGCACGAGCGCCCCCTCGGCCGCCAGGATGAGGCCGATCAGCATCGCGAATCGCCAGCGGCGCCCGGTCTCTGAACAGACCCACACGCCGAGGTACTTCGAGAGGGCGTAGCCCAAGATCTGCGAGACGACCAGCAAGGTCTTCTGCTCGATCGGTTGCCCGAAGAACAGCGGCGCGTCGCCGACGAAGGAGGCCGCGGCGAACGGCTTGCGGAACGCGTACATGCAAAAGTACGCGCTGAACGCGGTGGCGATGGCGAACAGGTTCAGAACGCCGCCCGAACGCCGCTCGAGCCACCGAGTCACGGGTGATCTTGTGCGGTCCAAGGAATTGGGGATCGACTCCACATGCGGCCTTCGGTTTGTCTTGCTGATACGTGAGTCGCAAGAACCTATCGCCCTAACATGAAGAACCTGTGAATCCCACGATCTGGCGCAGAGCGTCAAACGAATTGCGCTCTCTGTGACTCGCGGCCGCGCCTTGGCTGATAGGCTTACGCCTTCGATCAAGCCGCACGTGTGTCTCGCTGCTGACGACGAGCCCCTCGATTAGCGGCATACTGACAAGCTATTTTTGATTCCCCTGCGAAAGGCGACGCCGCGAGATGGCCGAGACCGAACAATTGACCGCCGTGACCATCTCCGCCGAGGTGCTGCGGCTCTTCCGGGCTGGCGGGAACTCGCTCTACGGCGGCGAAGCGGTAACACAGCTCGAGCATGGTCTGCAGGCGGCCATGCTGGCCGAAGAAGAGGGCGCCTCGAGCGAGCTGATCGTGGCGGCGCTGGTGCACGACATCGGGCACCTGCTGCACGACCTGCCGGACGACGCCCCGGACCAAGGGGTCGACGACGCCCACGAACGGCTTGGCGCCGATTGGCTGGCCGACCGTTTCCCGCCCGAGGTGCTCGAACCGGTGCGACTGCACGTCGACTCGAAGCGTTACCTCTGCGCCACCGAGCCGGGCTACTACGAGGAGCTCAGCGAGCCTTCGCGGGTGAGCCTCGGCCTGCAGGGCGGCCCGATGAGCGAAGAAGAGTGCTTGGCGTTCCGCGCGGGCGAGCACTACGAGTCGGCCCTGCGGCTGCGGCGCTGGGACGACACGGCCAAGATCGACGGCCTCGAGACCCCCACTCTCGAGCATTACGCCGCTCACATCGAGCGTGTCGCCCTCGTGTCTGAATGAATATTGGCGCGGCCCCACGGGCCTTGGAGCAAGAGAACTGATCGGTCAGCGAGAAGGCGAGCGTTGCATGGCGGAGCGAGTGGCGGTTGTTGGCGCGGGCATTGTGGGTGTCGCCCACGCGTGGCGTGAAGCGGCGCGCGGGCGGAGCGTCACGCTCTTCGAACGCGACCCTCGCGCGCAGGGCGCCTCGGTCCGAAACTTTGGCATGGTCTGGCCGATCGGCCAGGCGCCCGAGTTGATCGACACTGCGCTCTCGAGCCGATCGCTGTGGCGTGAGTACCTCGACGCAACCGGCGCATGGGGCCACGAGCTCGGCTCGCTACACGTCGCCAACCAGCAGGACGAGCTGCGGGTCCTCGAGGAGTTTGCCGCAGCGGGCCCCGACCTGGGATACGACTGCCGTATGCTCAGCGCCGCGGAGGCGCGACGCGCATCGCCGGCACTCGACCACGAAGCCACGCTCGGCGCGTTGGCCAGCCCGACCGAGATCGGTGTCGACCCACGCGAGGCGATTGCGGTAGCCCCGGCGTGGCTCGCCGAGCGCTACGGCGTTGAGCTCGAGTTCGGCGCGACGGTCGTCGACATCGACATGCCGCGGCTGCAAACCGCCGACGGGCGCCGCTGGGAGTACGACCGGGTGGTGGTCGCTTCGGGCGCCGACTTCGCCACGCTCTACCCCGATGCGTTCGCCACGGCCAGCCTGCTGAAGTGCAAGCTGCAGATGATGCGCACCGGCGCCCAGCCCGAAGGGTGGCGCCTCGGCCCGATGCTCGCCAGCGGCCTGACGTTGCGGCACTACCCCACGTTCTCAATCTGCCCCGGGCTCGCCGCGCTCAAAGAGCGTATCGCAAGCGAGACGCCCGAACTCGACAAGCACGGCATCCACGTGATGGCCGCGCAGAACGGCCTCGGCGAAGTGGTGCTCGGCGACTCGCACGAGTACGGCGGCTCGGCCGAGCCGTTCGACAACGAAGAAATCACCCGGCTGATGCTCCGTGAGCTGCGTAAGATTTTCGCTCTGCCCGATTGGGACCTGGCGGCGCGGTGGCACGGCGTGTACGCGTGGCGATCGGCGGGCGGGGTCGAGTTCGAGCACAAGCCGGCCCCCGGGGTCACGATTGCCCTGGTCAACGGCGGCTGCGGCATGACGATGGCCTTTGGTCTCGCCGAGCGGCGCGTGGCGCGCGGCGCCCCGGTCGGTCCGAAACAGCCGGCTTTCTTGAAGTCACGAACGACAGAGGCGATCCATGATTGAGGTTGAACCCCGGCGGCTACAAGACTCGGAGCCCCTCACGCTGCGGGCGGTCGTGCTCGACTGGGCCGGCACCACGGTCGACTACGGCAGCCGCGCGCCGATCACCGCCATCCTGGCGGCGTTCGACGAGGCGGGCTTCCCCGTGACCGAGGCCGAGGCCCGCCAACCGATGGGCCGCGCCAAGCGTGACCACCTGCAGACGCTGCTCGCGATTCCCGAGGTCGCCGCCCGCTGGCGCGACGCGAAGGGGCGCCCGTCGGAAGAGTCGGACATCGATTACCTGTACGAGAACTTCTTGCGGGTTCAGGCGGGCTGCGTCGCCGAGCACTCGGGTCTGATCCCTGGCTGCCTCGAGGCGATCGCATCGTGTCGGGAAATGGGTCTGAAGATCGGCTCGAGCACGGGCTACACCCGCGAGTTGCTCGCCGCCGTGGCGGAGCGCGCCTGCGGGGAGGGCTACACGCCGGACGTGATGCTCTCGGCTGACGATGTGTCGCCCGGTCGCCCGGCGCCGTGGCTCTGCGTGGAAAACGCGCGTCGGCTGGGTGTTTATCCGATGGCGTCGGTCGTCAAGGTGGACGACACGCCGGCCGGAGTCGCCGCCGGCCGCAACGCCGGCGCATGGAGCGTGGGTGTTGTCCAGAGCGGCAACGAGGTGGGGCTCACGCTCGAGGCCTTCGACGCTCTGGCGCCCGAAAGACGTGAGGCTGCGGTAGTGCAGGCTTGTGAACGACTCACCAAAGCCGGCGCGCACTTCCTCATCGACACGATCGCCGAGCTGCCCGCGGTGGTCGAGCGCATCAACGAGAAGCTCGTCCAGGGCGAACGCCCGTAAGCTCCAACGCCGAGCGGCTCACGCCAACTGCGGGAGCACCACCCGGTCGAGGGCGCCGCCGAGCAGGGCCAAGAACTCGTCGCAGTCCGCCTCGTTGTGGGCGATCGACAGGTAGAGCTTGGTGCCCATCGGGTTGAGGAACACGCCACTGCGGAACAGCTCGAGCATCAGCTCGCGGGCGACCTGCTTGTGCTCATGGCGGCTCGTGCGGTAGTCGCGCGGAGCCTGCGACGTGAAGGCGATCTGGGCGAGCGGGCCCTCGCCGATCACGCGTGCGTCGATCTCCCGCTCGACCAGCAGGTCACGCATCCCCTGCCGCAGGTAGCGGCCGAGCCCGTGCAGGCGTTCGTACACTCCCGGCTCGGAGAGCAGGTCCAGCGTCACGAGCGCCGCGGTGGCGGAGAGCGGGTTGCCGCCCAGCGTCGAGGCGGTCCAGACGTAAGTCTCGCCGGTGTTGCGGTCTTCGCGGGTCAGGCTCATCAGGTCGGCGGAGCCGCCGAACGCGCCGATCGGCATGCCGCCGCCGAGCGCCTTGCCGTACGCCACGAGGTCGGGGACGACGCCGTAGTGATCCTGGGCCCCGCCGAGGGCGAGCCGGAAGCCGGTGACCACCTCGTCGAACACGAGCAGCACGCCGTGGCGGCTCGTCGCCTCGCGGAGCGCCTCAAGAAAGCCCGGCTCGGGCGGCAGGCAGCGTTGCAGCGGCTCAACGATCACGGCGGCCAGCTCGCCCGCATGCTCGGCGATCAGCGCGGCGGTCCGCTCGGCGTCGTTGAAAGGGGCCACGAGCACGCCGCCGTCCAGGTGCGTGGTCAGGCCGTCGCACGACGGCTCGGCCTCGGGGTAGGGCAGGTCGGCCTGCGGGAACA encodes the following:
- a CDS encoding aspartate aminotransferase family protein, translating into MSVLPAGGNGEFNLPAELATVIQRGEGCRLWTADGRRMLDYSMGWGSVLVGHANVKIVRAVTERLAMGSNFATVTDASLELAERIVRISPACEQVRFCASGTEATMYCLRLARAATGKPRVMRFEGAYHGAHDVGVTSMFPQADLPYPEAEPSCDGLTTHLDGGVLVAPFNDAERTAALIAEHAGELAAVIVEPLQRCLPPEPGFLEALREATSRHGVLLVFDEVVTGFRLALGGAQDHYGVVPDLVAYGKALGGGMPIGAFGGSADLMSLTREDRNTGETYVWTASTLGGNPLSATAALVTLDLLSEPGVYERLHGLGRYLRQGMRDLLVEREIDARVIGEGPLAQIAFTSQAPRDYRTSRHEHKQVARELMLELFRSGVFLNPMGTKLYLSIAHNEADCDEFLALLGGALDRVVLPQLA
- the phnX gene encoding phosphonoacetaldehyde hydrolase; its protein translation is MIEVEPRRLQDSEPLTLRAVVLDWAGTTVDYGSRAPITAILAAFDEAGFPVTEAEARQPMGRAKRDHLQTLLAIPEVAARWRDAKGRPSEESDIDYLYENFLRVQAGCVAEHSGLIPGCLEAIASCREMGLKIGSSTGYTRELLAAVAERACGEGYTPDVMLSADDVSPGRPAPWLCVENARRLGVYPMASVVKVDDTPAGVAAGRNAGAWSVGVVQSGNEVGLTLEAFDALAPERREAAVVQACERLTKAGAHFLIDTIAELPAVVERINEKLVQGERP